The following are encoded in a window of Flavobacterium cupriresistens genomic DNA:
- a CDS encoding T9SS type A sorting domain-containing protein, producing MNNKIFLLLMLLSTTAGSLVFAQQKSVPGNVQEPFFWIKSRANNDAYYWESLTKTEAKVPTNTQKGTAFNFNPSIIFDTAQDSLVLPLGVNSKKKQTVFMVYKVKDSLKEQLLWTINDTKKTVSVATNKRLVDLKKYSYRSYNEKVKLQKANIHFFQQNITDTVAKPSTLTIGLKSKFEKLPPEEFNGNISEILVYNRVLSGVETQKVASYLAVKYGISLSQFEIKNYLNSSGMTIWDNDKHKGFQSSITAVGRDDVSGLLQLKSSNMAEEGLLTMELKSKTNKIPNDYFVFWSDNAKNLLVKKQEQGEPVGIDRQWQLDFAGTSDLNLDWTFDPKFIKGTLPKDTYYWLLVDHSGKGTYEENNSEYIKLGSTSSKEKLVLKDFNWDQQKSGSVKFTLKVAPQMFSRVWITQANCGVNASGELNYTIEGGEGPFTVTVKKQGTETILKQWSQTAKSSNGVKLSSGNYDYIVRDAKGNLYSETVFVADKQGTVPNLKSEYQLTNGNALTLDASLGLPTGNYEYEWYYEGNFIDNNPKILVDQPGNYELRLSNEQECKTSSKIAIATDGKENTDSSVLILYPNPTVDGHFTIAMQFATKTNATVSIYSPTGTLVQQKQFSQIENYIYDDVIKASSGMYLVTVNSDFGTKTFKVIVR from the coding sequence ATGAATAATAAGATTTTTTTACTGCTAATGCTGCTGTCCACAACGGCAGGTAGTTTGGTTTTTGCACAACAAAAAAGCGTACCCGGCAATGTTCAGGAACCTTTTTTTTGGATAAAATCAAGAGCCAATAACGACGCTTACTATTGGGAAAGCCTTACTAAAACAGAAGCAAAAGTACCAACGAATACGCAAAAAGGAACGGCTTTTAATTTTAACCCCAGTATTATTTTTGATACCGCTCAGGATTCTTTAGTCCTGCCTTTGGGCGTTAACAGCAAAAAAAAGCAGACCGTATTTATGGTTTATAAAGTAAAAGACAGTTTGAAAGAACAACTTTTATGGACGATAAATGATACTAAAAAAACGGTTTCTGTTGCAACAAATAAACGCCTTGTTGATTTGAAAAAATACAGTTACAGGTCGTACAACGAAAAAGTCAAACTTCAAAAGGCGAATATTCATTTTTTCCAGCAAAACATAACCGACACTGTTGCGAAACCTTCTACGCTTACTATTGGTTTAAAATCTAAGTTTGAAAAATTACCACCCGAAGAATTCAACGGAAACATAAGCGAAATTTTGGTTTATAACCGTGTTTTATCAGGTGTTGAAACTCAGAAAGTAGCCAGTTATCTGGCAGTTAAATACGGTATTTCACTGTCACAGTTTGAAATCAAAAACTATCTCAACAGTTCGGGGATGACCATTTGGGACAACGATAAACACAAAGGATTTCAGTCTTCGATTACGGCAGTAGGGCGAGACGATGTCAGTGGATTGCTGCAGCTAAAAAGCAGTAATATGGCCGAAGAAGGTTTATTGACGATGGAACTTAAAAGTAAAACGAACAAAATCCCAAATGATTATTTTGTTTTTTGGAGTGATAATGCAAAAAATCTTCTCGTAAAAAAGCAAGAACAAGGAGAGCCAGTAGGTATTGACAGACAATGGCAACTGGATTTTGCAGGTACTTCAGATCTAAACCTGGATTGGACTTTTGATCCAAAATTTATCAAAGGTACTTTACCTAAAGACACTTATTACTGGTTGTTGGTAGATCATTCGGGAAAAGGAACTTATGAGGAGAATAATTCCGAGTACATTAAATTAGGAAGTACATCGAGTAAAGAAAAATTGGTACTAAAAGATTTTAACTGGGATCAGCAAAAATCAGGCAGTGTTAAATTTACTTTGAAAGTAGCGCCTCAAATGTTCAGTCGTGTCTGGATTACGCAGGCAAATTGTGGTGTAAATGCTTCAGGAGAATTAAATTATACGATTGAAGGCGGAGAAGGACCCTTCACAGTAACCGTTAAAAAACAAGGAACTGAAACCATTTTAAAACAATGGAGCCAAACAGCAAAAAGCAGCAACGGAGTGAAACTTTCTTCGGGGAATTATGATTATATCGTAAGAGACGCCAAAGGAAATTTATATTCGGAAACTGTTTTTGTGGCAGACAAACAAGGTACAGTTCCCAACTTAAAATCAGAATATCAATTAACAAACGGAAACGCTTTAACGCTGGACGCAAGTCTTGGTTTGCCAACCGGGAATTATGAATATGAATGGTATTACGAGGGTAATTTTATCGATAATAATCCTAAAATTCTCGTAGATCAGCCAGGTAATTATGAGCTAAGATTGTCTAATGAGCAGGAATGTAAAACGTCAAGTAAAATTGCAATTGCGACAGATGGAAAAGAAAATACAGACTCAAGTGTATTGATTTTATATCCAAATCCTACTGTTGACGGTCATTTTACTATTGCCATGCAGTTTGCCACAAAAACAAATGCCACGGTTAGTATTTATAGTCCAACGGGTACTTTGGTACAACAAAAGCAGTTTTCTCAGATTGAAAATTACATTTACGATGATGTGATTAAAGCTTCATCAGGAATGTATCTCGTTACCGTTAATTCAGATTTCGGAACAAAGACTTTTAAAGTTATTGTGCGATAA
- a CDS encoding outer membrane beta-barrel protein, with product MKKFILLLLLVSTKSLFAQGDKEITYGFFAGGIYSKMSNLPDVIVPKGIYQGYSLEEEGKFGATTGFVINWKYPYANVAIQTEVSYSMQGTDLNYKDNKGLQYKMTFGYSYINVGASFKYYPIEGFYVGVGPYVGFNLDGNNIKYSSNAQQVFGNSGVYFEPDANVQKVLKESLTGKNYFYGMLSAGYEFSSNLSAGARYTLGLTDALTTEENGHRYSENKNKMNSISLIIGYSFDFDDLGNF from the coding sequence ATGAAAAAATTTATTTTGCTTCTTCTTTTAGTAAGCACAAAATCTTTGTTCGCACAAGGCGACAAAGAGATTACGTATGGCTTTTTTGCAGGTGGAATTTATTCTAAAATGTCTAATCTTCCTGATGTGATAGTACCCAAAGGAATTTATCAGGGATATTCGCTAGAGGAAGAAGGAAAGTTTGGTGCAACGACGGGATTTGTAATCAATTGGAAATACCCGTATGCCAATGTAGCTATTCAGACCGAAGTTTCTTATTCCATGCAGGGGACAGATTTAAATTATAAAGATAATAAGGGACTTCAATACAAAATGACTTTTGGATACAGTTATATAAACGTTGGAGCGTCTTTTAAATATTATCCGATTGAAGGTTTTTATGTTGGTGTGGGGCCTTATGTAGGTTTTAATCTGGACGGCAATAATATAAAATACAGCTCTAACGCTCAGCAAGTATTTGGTAATTCAGGTGTTTATTTTGAGCCTGACGCCAATGTACAGAAAGTACTGAAAGAGTCGCTTACCGGTAAGAATTATTTTTACGGAATGTTATCGGCTGGATACGAATTCAGTTCGAATTTGTCTGCTGGTGCCCGTTATACTTTAGGACTTACGGATGCTTTAACTACCGAAGAAAATGGCCATCGTTACAGTGAAAACAAAAATAAAATGAACAGTATTTCATTGATTATTGGATATTCATTTGATTTTGATGACCTGGGTAATTTTTAA
- a CDS encoding outer membrane beta-barrel protein produces MKVIQYVSIFFCFFTTALYSQNESNITYGLKFGALHSKISNLPESIKGRDNTFDNSVMQSKGTYGLEGGFFLNFKLHDTRVAIQPEILFRQSGEKVSYRDAVGKEFELGLNYSYLEIGALYKVYPYEGLNLGFGAFYGISLSPNNVTYTSNEAGGMYDVATRQFYQDGLNGADDFSLCFAVGYELHKSIHFDMRYYLGVKDVVNSNASSFQFIENQNKSSVFCFSLGYSFHQW; encoded by the coding sequence ATGAAAGTAATACAATACGTATCAATTTTTTTTTGTTTTTTTACTACAGCCCTTTACAGTCAAAATGAGTCCAATATAACCTACGGTTTGAAATTTGGCGCACTACATTCTAAAATCAGTAATCTGCCGGAAAGCATAAAAGGCAGAGACAATACATTTGACAACAGCGTTATGCAAAGTAAAGGCACTTACGGTTTAGAAGGTGGCTTTTTCTTAAATTTCAAACTTCATGATACCCGTGTTGCCATACAACCGGAGATTCTGTTCAGACAATCCGGTGAGAAAGTTTCTTATCGCGATGCGGTAGGAAAAGAATTTGAATTAGGACTCAATTATTCTTATTTAGAAATTGGTGCTTTGTATAAAGTTTATCCTTACGAAGGATTAAATCTGGGTTTTGGTGCTTTTTATGGCATTAGTTTATCTCCTAATAATGTTACTTATACTTCGAATGAAGCCGGAGGAATGTACGATGTTGCGACAAGACAGTTTTACCAGGACGGTCTTAACGGAGCGGATGACTTTTCACTGTGTTTTGCGGTTGGGTATGAATTGCATAAAAGTATACATTTTGATATGCGCTATTATTTAGGTGTAAAAGATGTAGTAAACAGTAATGCTTCCTCTTTTCAGTTTATCGAAAATCAAAACAAGAGCAGTGTCTTTTGTTTCTCTTTAGGTTATAGTTTTCATCAATGGTAA
- a CDS encoding AraC family transcriptional regulator, which translates to MVYDGKNGEYFELQKIDSHNSNFLKNTKTQTLLLIWFTSDQNKLTIDGIPYTFEKNEIVFLTEFHKLEYENIKTINLLKFNKSFYCVLDHDSEIGCKGILYYGAAAKLPIIKINEVPLEIMQTAWKMATLEFEMKDSLQLEMLQMMLKRILITCTRVYRMQSLSSITGTEQNDLIRNFNFLVETNFRSKHTVADYASLIYKSPKTISNTFKKLGTKSPLKFIQERIMLEARRLISYTDKDISEIAYELGFNDIQTFSRFFKKNEKIAPIQYRKKNTP; encoded by the coding sequence ATGGTATATGATGGAAAAAACGGAGAGTACTTTGAACTACAAAAAATCGATAGTCACAACAGCAATTTTTTAAAAAACACAAAAACACAAACCCTGCTTCTTATTTGGTTTACCTCTGATCAAAACAAACTTACAATAGATGGAATACCTTATACTTTTGAAAAAAATGAAATAGTCTTTCTAACGGAATTTCATAAACTTGAATACGAAAACATCAAGACTATTAATTTACTGAAATTCAACAAATCGTTCTACTGCGTTTTAGATCATGACAGTGAAATTGGCTGTAAAGGAATCTTATATTATGGCGCAGCAGCAAAATTACCCATCATAAAAATTAATGAAGTACCGTTAGAAATAATGCAAACGGCATGGAAAATGGCTACTTTGGAATTTGAAATGAAAGACAGTCTTCAGCTCGAGATGTTGCAAATGATGCTTAAACGAATATTGATTACCTGCACCAGGGTTTACAGAATGCAATCCCTGAGCAGCATTACGGGTACAGAACAAAATGATTTGATACGGAATTTCAATTTCCTGGTAGAGACTAATTTCAGAAGTAAACATACTGTTGCGGATTATGCTTCCCTTATTTACAAATCCCCGAAAACAATCTCCAATACGTTTAAGAAACTGGGAACAAAATCACCTCTCAAATTTATTCAGGAACGTATCATGCTCGAAGCAAGACGTTTAATCTCTTACACAGATAAAGACATTTCTGAAATTGCTTATGAATTAGGGTTTAATGACATACAGACCTTTAGTCGTTTTTTCAAAAAGAACGAAAAAATAGCCCCCATACAATATCGCAAAAAAAATACGCCTTGA
- a CDS encoding aldo/keto reductase — protein MIGLGMAAIGRPHYINIKNNSISDRNFDLAVFKTQGKHFLTEAYQAGIRHFDTAPSYGVAEEILSEWIAEFQPKDIIISSKWGYTYVANFDKNAIVHEVKNHTLETLERQSKTTFERLKNIQIYQIHSATLESGVLENQEVLEKLYQIKKERNIEIGLSTSGVNQNEIIKKALQIKCNNEALFDVFQVTYNLLEQNLLNLKEELKFKKVIIKEAMANGRIFLDKNDGLQIFQNLATKYNVGIDAIALQFVIATLNPYSVLSGVTHLDQLNENLKANSFSLEDHEIELLKTVKQTPEDYWEDRKKLSWQ, from the coding sequence ATGATCGGACTAGGAATGGCAGCCATTGGCAGGCCTCACTATATCAATATTAAAAACAATTCCATTTCAGATAGGAATTTTGATTTGGCTGTTTTTAAAACGCAAGGAAAACATTTTTTAACCGAAGCTTACCAAGCCGGAATCAGACATTTTGATACCGCACCCAGTTATGGAGTTGCAGAAGAAATACTATCAGAATGGATTGCTGAATTCCAGCCAAAAGACATCATCATTTCAAGTAAATGGGGATACACTTATGTCGCCAATTTTGACAAAAATGCAATAGTACACGAAGTAAAAAATCATACACTTGAAACGCTGGAAAGACAGTCGAAAACTACTTTTGAAAGATTAAAAAACATTCAAATTTACCAAATTCACTCGGCGACCTTAGAAAGTGGTGTTTTGGAAAACCAAGAAGTACTAGAAAAATTATACCAAATTAAAAAAGAGCGAAACATCGAAATTGGCCTTTCTACTAGTGGTGTCAATCAAAATGAAATCATTAAAAAAGCCCTTCAAATAAAATGCAATAACGAAGCACTATTTGATGTTTTTCAGGTTACTTACAACCTCTTAGAGCAAAATCTTTTAAATTTAAAAGAAGAACTAAAGTTCAAAAAGGTAATTATAAAAGAAGCAATGGCTAATGGCCGTATCTTTTTAGACAAAAATGACGGCCTCCAAATTTTCCAAAACTTAGCAACTAAGTATAATGTAGGTATTGATGCGATCGCCCTTCAATTTGTAATCGCTACCCTCAATCCATACTCTGTACTTAGTGGTGTAACACATCTCGATCAACTGAACGAAAATCTTAAAGCAAACTCTTTTTCTTTAGAAGATCATGAAATCGAACTTCTAAAAACCGTAAAACAAACGCCTGAAGACTATTGGGAAGATCGAAAAAAACTGAGTTGGCAATAA
- a CDS encoding peroxiredoxin family protein, whose protein sequence is MSNTEKTSPKAAELRVNYWIDGDGNKTAPIRLKDHKGKFKIIYEFQNWCPGCHSIGLPSLKKMVDALQEDKNVVFFAVQTVFEGFDENTADKLRENQIKYDLKIPFGHDDGSDYGEKRATVMTDFQTGGTPWFLLIDEEDTVVFSDFHINVEGAIAFLKSRKM, encoded by the coding sequence ATGAGCAATACAGAAAAAACAAGCCCAAAAGCAGCTGAATTACGAGTAAACTATTGGATTGACGGAGACGGAAATAAAACAGCTCCAATTCGGTTAAAGGATCACAAAGGAAAATTTAAAATAATCTACGAATTCCAAAACTGGTGTCCGGGTTGTCACTCTATTGGATTGCCTTCTCTAAAAAAAATGGTTGATGCTTTGCAAGAAGATAAAAATGTTGTCTTTTTTGCTGTCCAGACTGTTTTTGAAGGTTTTGATGAAAACACAGCCGACAAACTTCGTGAAAACCAAATAAAATACGATCTAAAAATCCCGTTTGGACACGATGACGGTTCTGATTATGGAGAAAAAAGAGCGACGGTTATGACGGATTTTCAAACCGGAGGAACACCTTGGTTTTTATTGATTGATGAAGAAGATACGGTTGTTTTTTCAGATTTTCACATCAATGTAGAAGGCGCTATTGCTTTTCTAAAATCAAGAAAAATGTAG
- a CDS encoding peptide-methionine (S)-S-oxide reductase, whose translation MRLKIGFGGGCHWCTEAVFQTLIGVELVEQGWIESVEPQDYWSEAVIVHFDTDLISLKTLIEIHLLTHASTSNHSMRSKYRSAIYYFDEQQKEESLNFISELQTENTEKYITQILPFVQFKINKDEFLNYYKTRKEAPFCETYIRPKLNLLFQKYSKYTLKD comes from the coding sequence ATGAGACTAAAAATAGGATTTGGAGGCGGATGTCATTGGTGTACGGAAGCTGTTTTTCAAACTTTAATTGGTGTAGAATTGGTCGAGCAAGGCTGGATTGAATCTGTCGAGCCTCAGGATTATTGGTCAGAAGCCGTGATCGTTCATTTTGACACTGATTTAATTTCACTTAAAACATTAATCGAGATCCATCTTCTTACGCATGCCAGCACTTCAAATCATAGTATGCGAAGCAAATACAGAAGTGCTATTTACTATTTCGATGAGCAACAAAAAGAGGAAAGTTTAAACTTCATTTCTGAATTACAAACCGAAAATACAGAAAAGTACATTACCCAGATTTTGCCTTTTGTACAATTCAAAATAAACAAAGACGAATTTTTGAACTACTATAAAACTCGAAAAGAAGCGCCATTTTGTGAAACTTACATTCGTCCGAAACTAAATTTATTGTTCCAAAAATACAGCAAATACACCCTTAAAGACTAA